ATCTGCAAAAATATAGCGTTCGTCCTCTTTCACCATTAAGAAAGCTCCTGAAGTACGCTTGATGCCATCCTTCGTTTTAATGATTTGTAGCGCTGGACGGACCGTATTAGCTGTTGAATGAACAGCCCCACTTACGAGACCTGCTGCTTGATCTGTATAGACAAGCATCGTTCCAAAGTAATTCACATCTTGGAGTATTTCACGAGCCTCTTCCGTGTTGACTTTACCTTTTCTCCGCTCAACAAATGTTTCAACGAGCTGATCAAATTGCTGATAGGATTTCGGTGAGATCACCTCAACGAGATCAAGGTCCACACCTTTTGATGTTAACGCAGCTTTTATGACATCCTCTTCACCTAGTAGTATCGGTTTGATAATTTTATCTTCAGCAAGGCGTGCCGCTGCATCCAAAATCCTTTCGTCCTCCCCTTCTGGAAAAACGATGGAAGGATACTTCGCTTTAAGATTTTGTTCCATTGCCGTAAACATGTTACCCATGTCTATGACCTCCTTTTCTACTGCATATATCGATCGAGCAAATTGCTCTGTCCTGTCATATAAAAATACCTACTCCTTATTTCATTTCCTACAATACTCCTTTTTAACCCTATACGAAACCAAAAAGATAAGAGTAAGCGTTTTCGCTCTTAAAGTTTTAACTTTCGTAATTGTTTTAACATTCATCTCTATTCATCTTGTCAGTTGATTTTCGCTATAGGGTACTCACTTACAATCAACATAACCCTCCTTAAAATGAAACTTGTTTTCGTATCAAACGTATTAGAGGTAGAATGTAGTTAGCATCTAATTATTTTAATAGGAGGGGTACATGATGTCTTTCGTGAATCGAATGTTAGCTAGTGTTGGTGTTGGCGCTGCCGTAGTCGATACAAAGTTGAAGGAAAATACTTTCCAAGCAGGTGGCAATATTCAAGGAGTCGTTGAAGTTCAAGGTGGAAAAGTGGATCAAAACATTGATGATATTTATATTTATCTCATGACAGAATACCTTCGGGAAGTTGATGATCGTACGGTAACTGAAACACATGTACTTGGTAAATATCATGTTGCAGATAGCTTCACGGTAACCGCAAATGAAAGCATGGAAATCCCGTTTGAGATTCCTCTTTCACATGACGTACCTTTATCTATGGGTAAAACACCTATTTGGTTGAAAACTGCGCTAGACATTAAACAAGCTGTGGATCCTACTGATCATGATTACATCACAGTTATACCTAATGAGTTAGTTGATCGCATCTTTACTGCTGTTGAACAGCTTGGATTTCGACTACGGAAGTCATCCTGCCTGCACGTGAAAGGACACATGCAACGCAATCATCCATTCGTCCAAGAGTTTGAATATGTACCGACATCAGGACCTTTCCAAGGTGAGTTGGATGAAATCGAGCTGATCATTTATCCTGATCAAAATCACGTACAGCTTATGATTGAAGTCGATAAACGAGGAAAAGGGCTTTTCGGATTTCTAGAGGATGCACTCGACCTCGATGAACAAAAATCGATGATGAATATCTCAAGAGCGGAAACAGAAGATGTACAATCGTTGAAGGATATGTTCGAAAACCACATTCGTTCATATATGTAAGATACCTCATACAGAAGACTGCCTTATTAAGGCGGTCTTTTTTGTTTATGATATGTTAATTCATGTTGTTGATTTTAAATAGCATAAGGCGGACGTTTTCCGTTCATTTCAACTTCGTTTCTTCCCCACTCTTTTCGAGCTCTTCATTAATTAGGCTACGTTTTTTAGAATAACCGTGTTTTGTGATATGATAGTAACGGTGTAAAAACAGAACATATACGTATAAATGATAAAGGAGTGTCTAATGATGAGCGAAGCAGCTAAGACATTAGATGGTTGGTATTGCCTACACGATTTTCGTACGATGAATTGGACTGCATGGAAGTCTCTATCAAGCGATGAGCGTGAGCATGCGATCCAAGAACTACTTACATTTCTAGAAAAATGGGAAGTGACCGAGGCTCAGGAAAAAGGCAGCCACGCTTTCTATTCAATCGTTGGACAGAAAGCCGACTTCATGATGATGTTACTTCGTCCTACGATGCAAGAGCTTAACGAGATTGAAAATGCCTTCAATAAAACGACATTTGCTGAATATACGATTCCAACGTACTCTTACGTTTCCGTCGTAGAACTGAGCAACTATATGGCTTCTAAAGATGTTGACCCTGAGACAGACCCAATGATTCAAGGTCGCTTGAAGCCGACTCTTCCGAAGTGGGAGCATATCTGCTTCTATCCAATGGACAAGCGTCGTGAAGGTAACGATAACTGGTACATGCTTTCTATGGAAGAACGTCGCGACATGATGCGCAGTCACGGCATGATCGGCCGCGGCTATGCAGGTAAGGTGAAGCAGATCATCACAGGTTCTGTCGGTTTCGATGATTGGGAGTGGGGCGTAACACTATTTGCGAATGACGTCCTTCAATTCAAGAAACTCGTATACGAAATGCGCTTTGATGAAGTAAGTGCACGCTTTGGTGAATTTGGATCCTTCTACGTAGGTAACATCCTACCGAAGGAAAAAGTAAGTTCATTCCTAAACGTGTAATATTGGTAGATACGAACTCAGCCCTCCAACTGGAGGGCTGAGTTTTTTTAGTATTACGTATAAGCGAAGTTTCATTATGTGAAAACGGTATTGCTCAGCATTGATTACGGATTCACGCATATAGATAGTAAGTGAAAGCCTACTTAACGGGGGTGTCATCATGGGAGTAGTAAAGGCGACTCAAGAAGATATCAAAACACTCGCGAGACTAATGCGGGCCGAAGCTGAAGGTGAAGGAAAGCTCGGAATGCTCATGGTTGGTAATGTCGGGGTCAATCGAGTGAAAGTACGATGTCTTGATTTTAAAAACATTAATACGATCCCGAACATGGTTTTTCAATCTCCTGGAGGATTTGAAGCTACCCAGAAGGGTTACTTTTATCAACGTGCTCGCAAAAGCGAAATTAAGTTAGCGAAAAAAGCAATCAATGGTGAACGGTTCCACCCTGCTTCTTATGCATTATGGTTCTTCAAGCCAGGAGGAAGTTGTCCTGCACAGTGGTTTAATCAATGGAATGCTGGCCGCTATCAATCTCATTGTTTTTATAAACCTACTGAATCAGATTGTGCAGGCGTTTATTCAACCTATTAGTCTGACTCCAGCTTTCCATCAATATGTTCGTTCCATTCCTACTATATCAATCCACCTCATATTAGTAGTCATAAGTTAAACGAGCGTTGAGTATATCTGTTTAATAGGGAGTACTACTTGAAGATGAGGAGGTTTGTTATGAACTATCCCAATTATCGCCAAAACCAAGGCGGAATGATGCAAGGAATGCCTGGTATGCCAGGCATGCAGGGAATGCAAGGCATGATGGGTGGTGGAATGCCTGGTGGTTTTCCATCTGGATTTCCAGGATCATCACAAATGAACGGGCAGCTTCCAGTTGAACAGTCCTATATTGAAAATATCCTTCGACTCAATCGAGGTAAAGTTGGTACTTTTTATATGACGTTTGACGGAAATCCGAAGTGGCCTGCAAAGATCTTTAAAGGTGTGATTGAAGCTGCTGGACGGGATCACATTATCATCAGTGATCCTGAAACAAAAAAACGATACCTGCTGTTAATGGTTTATTTGGATTACGTAACCTTTGATGAGGAAATCGACTACTTCGATCAAGGTCAAATGGCAACCTACTCCCCACGATAAAGAGGCGGGAAATCGACTGATCCCTTAACTGGCATCTATGATACCTTCTAAAAACGACAAAAAGTGTCTGATCCCATGAAGATAAGGGATTCAGACACTTTTTCACATTATACCTTTAATATGGCTATAACAATGAGCAACCAGCTGATGATAAATGCCAGTCCTCCAAATGGTGTAATGATGCCGAGCTTTGAAATGCCACTTACACTAAGGACATATAAGCTACCTGAAAACAGGATAATTCCGATCATCATTGTCCAACCAGCCCAGCTCAACATGGATGAGGTCGGAAACTTGTCTGCTAAGAAAGCAATAACAAAGAGTCCAAGTGAGTGGAATATGTGATATTGCACACCCGTTTTGAATACATCCATCATTTTTGCTGATAATTTGGATTCGAGTCCGTGTGCACCAAATGCACCTAAAACAACTGAGAGACCTGCGTTAATAGCACCTAACAGAATGAATAACTTAAACATACGTATGCTCCTTACTTGAATCTTGTACTAGCTTCATCTTAAATCATCCTGTTAACCATTGCCAACCTTTTCACGAGAGCTTCTCTGAATTGTCATTTTTCAAGTTTTGTAAAATGCTCCTGCCTTCCTTTGATTTTTGCAGCATGTCAGCTAAAGACGGAACCCTTTTTAACTCATAGGTTTGGACAGCCTCCATGATCTTTAATTTCACTTCTTGCTCAACATCCTCTTGATACTTTTTTTCTATCGAGTGGATCGAATGCTTAATTTTAGGATCTAAGCGCTTTAACAACTGTTCCATTGCTTGCGAATCATTTCTTTGCGCGTTTCGAACGAGTTCGTCTAGACTTCTCATCTTCATTCCCCTCTTCAATGTGGTCCCCAATCTCCTGCATTGTACTTTCTAAGCTAACAAGACGCCTTTCTAATTGGAACAACAGATACAGCGCAACAACTGCCGGAAACCCTATGTTTGAAATGAGATTAAACCACCCTACTACACTAGCTCCCTCTAGCATGCTGATCACTCTCCATCCATGTTCTGATTTCATTTAACGCTCGCCTATGTGCTTTGGAAATAGATTGTGGGGAGACACATAAAGCCTCTGCAATCCTCCTGAGCTTCCAATTCTTCTGATAATGTAGATGGATCACTTTTTGTTGCAGGTCTGTTAAATTCTTAATCCCCTTCATCAGAACTGGGCACTCGATTTCACTTTTTTCAAATTTGTTCATCAGATAATCCTCACCCACAACGCTTTCAAAAGCTTCGGGTAAAGATTGAAATTGATTCCTACGAAGCTTTCTTATTGTATTAATAGTTTGAAAGTAAATGAACTTAGACATATAGTGAATAAATCTGCATTCAAAACAAAATTGTTGGAAGCGGTGATTGAGCTCCGTGTACCCGTCGATCGTGGGTGAATGAATGAACTGCAGCATGTCCTCCCTATCTTCATCCCGATCCATAAAGGCTGTTAACAAATCTCTCTGTTTCTGAATTTGTCTTAATAAATGTTTGGCTTCTCTCATTTTTGCTTCCCTCCTTTATCTATAAAGCAATAGAATCTCCATAAAAAACAACCGAAAAGCGAACGTTTGTTCTTGTTTAAATTATAAAAAAGCGAACACCCTTTTGCCATAAGGCTTTTAGAGTGTTCTTCCATCGTGTCTAATGTCCTATTTTTCCCAAGTTTGGTTTGATCAGGTGTTCACATTATCCGGGAAATAATTTTGTGAATCACATCATTAATTAAAAGAGAACATGCGAAATAGCCGTTAAGGTTTGCCCAAACGACCTCCATTTATGGGAGCGACACTCGATTTTTTCCGAACAATAACTTACAAGTGCCCTCCCGTTTTCTATATGAACTTGTTAGAAATCAAAGATCGAATCTCCGTTCACATCATCATCTTCTTTTAAACGCTTAGTGGATATGTTTTGCACAGGCGTAGGATTGTTTGTTTTATTTTGGACCGTACGTATAGTAGACGGCTTATCATCCTTTACCTCCATCAACAAATCACAATAAGCCTTAATCGCTGACAGCTCATCACGAACTGAGCTAGAAGATGCGTTCTCATCCACCTCTTCTTTTATTTTCTCAAGGCGGTCAATCATTTTCTGTACAACTATGCTGGACTTTATACTCAAGAGAATCCCTCTTCCTTTACTTCATACTACTATCATTATAAAGGGCTTCTCCCGCAAAGAAAAGTTATCGTGTGGATTGTATTCCCTTCGCTTGATCAGGCTCAAGGTCTTACCGATGGATTTACGATGTGTCCCAAAGCACATTCCTCTTCAGTCGGTAGATACCATTCACACTAAAATTCGGCCTCAAACTTTCTAACAGTTTGCACACCTGCTTTTGTACACGATCAGGGATGTATGTCTTTGCGTCCGATCGGTTCCATTCATGGTGTTTGGTTCGAACTACATGAATAATGGCTAACCACATTACCAAACAATACGTAACCAAATCGCTCATCATATTTCCCCTTACCCCTTTCTCCCTCACAAAATAGTATTTGTGTTCCGAAGCTGATCACACACCTCCTTGGATTCGGAACTTAACATTTTATTCGTCTATGGATAAAAGTATACGAAAAGCTCGTCTCAATGTTTGTCACAATCTGGTAGTTGGGTGCAAGAAATTATCTACAAAAAACTTTTCGATTTGCTACTTCAAGTCAAAGTTATTGGTTCTAAAGTTGAAAGTACTTCAAAATCGCATCGGATTAACACAAGTTAAGACGTAATATCGGTTATGATTCCCATAAAAAAAGAATTGCCAAGTACAAACGGCTCAAAACCGCACGTACTCGACAATTCCCTCTTTGATTTTTTCCTTATAGTTGATTAATAAATTGCTGCCTGATCTTTTCCATTCTTTTACGATTGACGCCAAAATCTGAATATCCTTTACGAGAAGCGGAACGCACCTCGATGACTTTATTTTCTGTATCGAATAAAAATTCTACATCATCTGTAAACCTGAACACTTTAGACTTACACTCCACATGAATATAGTCTGGCTCTTCTTCGACGATTTTTGTTCGTTTCATTTTTTTCAATACATTGACAAGCGTTGCTAACGCATGCTGTGACGACCCATTGTATGAGATGGGTGAAATATAATGGGATTCCTTTTCCGTTTGAGATGAAACACAGTTTGGAGAGGATGGACATTCCTTTAATTGACGCTTGTTCGTCATACTAATCTCCTCCTTCTCTCTTTCTATTCCCCGTTTCACCTGATTTCATAACAAAGAAAGCTCAGCGAAGGCTGAGCCTTAGTTGCAACTGTACTGTGAATGTAACCTTTCATCTATTCAGTTATGATCAGTATCATCAACTCAAAACCATCAAGTTTCATAGGAACAGAAATTACTTTTTCATCTGCTGTAAAAGAAACCGTGTCCACCACTCTAGGCGTAGTAATATCGATGGTAATGTTTTCAGTAGATAAATGCGTCGCGATGTTTCCTGCAAGAATATTTCCTAGCTCCCCCATAAATGAATCAAGCATTTCTCCTTCAAATGGCATGCCGAACATTTTGTTGCCACATTCTCCGAACAATTCACGAGATCCAAGAAATAGTAAAGTGCCATTGATTTCTTTTTCCAAGCCAATCGCGACACCAGCCTGATTTAAGTTTACGGAATCATAACTGCTTTGTGGCTTTCCAACTTCACAATCCATTGGAAGGACAGTCTTCACCACGTTAATCGTACCATTCAGTAAATTAGTCATATGTTCAGTTGCTGCAATCCCCATCTTCAACGATCCCCCAAGAAACCACACAAATATTTACCTTTATATCGACAATAAACGAACGAATTGAAGAAAAAACTGAAAAAGATTTTGTTTGTAGGCTGGTTGTGGACGCCTATTAAGATAAAAGTGAATGTAATGATCAAATATTTGTTCTTGTTCTACCTTCTCAGGCTTCTCAGGTGAAATTCCCGCTCACTCGGGGAACTTCTGCTCTTGCTTGTGGAACTTCTAAGCTTACTCGGGGAACTTTCGCCTTTTCTTAGGGAAAATAATATAAATTTACTACCTAAAAACAGTCAATCTAATAAAGAAAAAACTACTGAGCGCGCTCAGTAGTTTCCTTATTCATCATTAACAACCATTAATGTCGCAGCTGAGTCCTTCTTCTGTCGTGTTTTCAGCTTTTTGTTGTTTTTCAATTTCTGAATCAATAATTTGCGTGAGCCGATCTGCTGGATATAGCCCTTGTAACTTACGATCACCGATAAAGAATGTCGGTACTGCCCGGATATCTTGCTCAGCAGCTTCATTTAGTGCTGCCTTATGAACATCCTTATATTTTCTTGATTCTATCGCTTCTCGGAATTCCTCTGAATCTAATCCAACTTCTTTGGCAAGCTCGACAAGTACATCCACATTACCAAGGTCTTTCCCTTCTACGAAAAAGGCTTTGAGCATGCGGTGATTGTATTCATTCGCTTTATCCTTCCCTTTCGCAAACTGAAAACCTTCGAATGCAAGGTGGGTCCGTGGTTGTACGGGTGGGAAATTCATCTCCACACCAAGCTTTTCTGATAACGGCTTAACAGAATGCTTCCACGCGTTTTGTATATAATCTGAATCGGGATCTATTGGTGGGACCGGTTCAGGTCGCAGTTCAAACGGCTTCCATTCAACTTCTATATCCTTACCTGCCATTGCTTCTTGTAGCGGAGCCTCCGCTAAATAGCAAAATGGTCAAACATAATCTGAATAGATCTGTACTTTTAAAGACATTTAACAATTCCTCCTTCTTGCTTATTTTATAATTGTAAAAGGAAAATACTTTCAAGCCAATTTATTTGCCTAATTTGGTAAAGCGATAAGCTGTAGTCCGGCGTTTTTCATAAAAAAAGACTAGCTCAAACAAACGAGCTAGCCTTCTCAATTCGAACTTTATCTTAATGTTTTCAGTGCGCCTGCTACTTTCGCAACGCGTGCTCCAAGTCTTCCAGCCATTGTCATGTCGACTTCCTTCGGCTGCTCGCCACCTTCAGGTCCTGCAACCGTTGAAGCGGAGTAAGGAGATCCACCAACTGCATCTGACGTTAACTGTTCAGGATTTTCACCGTAAGGGAGACCGACAAAGATCATACCGAAATGCATGAAAGGTACGAATGAAGTCAATGCAGTTGTTTCTTGACCACCATGGATGGAACCAGTGCTTGTGAATACAGCCGTTGCTTTCCCCTCAAGTTCTCCGTTCATCCAAAGGCCACCAGCAGAATCTAAGTATTGCTTCATTTGTGCAGGCATGGAACCATAGCGTGTCGGAATGCCCCAGATAATACCGTCCGCCCATTTAAGATCTTCATGTGTTGCAACAGGAATATCAGATTGCATTTCTTGCGCTTTTACATAATATTCATTCTCAGACATGGCTTTCTCTACTTCAGCGAACTCTTTGATACGAACAATTTTCACTTCCACATCGTCTACTTTTCTAACACCTTCTGCGACTGCCTGTGCCATGTGATAAACGTGTCCAAATGCGCTATAATACGGAATTAAAATTTTCGTTGCCATTTTAATCTCTCCTTTTCATTTAACCTCGTCTCTTATCCCATTCCCAACTCACTTGCTGATTAATCTCTTTTCGTAAAATAATCCTATTTTCGAGTATCTTTAATTCGAGATAATAAGGTAAAGAAAACTTGGCAGATCCAAGCCTATGCGCTTAACGTGCCAAGAAATTAAGAATGCTCTGAATCGGCGTACTTCCCAAGCTTTTTTAGAATCGGTATGATGAGCTGCTTCTCTTCTTCTGTTATGCCTTCCATTGCTTGCTTAAGGACTTTATGGTGGGGCGGAAATATTTCTTCCATTCGTTTTTTCCCTTGCTCAGACAAGTAAGCATGAGTGATCCGGCGGTCATTTGGACATGCTTTTCTTTCTAAGTGCCCTTTTTCTTCTAACTTATCGACGACATACGTAATGCTGCCACTTGCTAGCAGAATTTTTTCTCCAATTTTCTGAAGTGGATGTGGACCCTTATGATAAAGTAATTCCATCACCGCAAATTCCGTTGGATTAAGTCCGTAGCTTTGGATATCTTTGCGAGCTACCTCCATCATAGATTGAGAAGCTTTCGAAAGTACGACAAATAGCTCTAATGATGTGTCCTTCATGATCCATTACTCCCTCAATTTATCTCGAATTCAAGATAATTATAGCGCTCACTATTTTTAAAGTCAAATAAGATGTAAGGGATGACATTTAAGCCATCCCCCTATTCACCTTATGAGATTATTATGCGCCAGCTGATTGTGGCTCTGTTTCCTTACCTTTAATAAAGTACTGGAGGGCGAATAATGCAATAAATACGCCTAGACCGATAAAGTCTGTACTTCCCTCTGGATAAATAAGCATGATACCTGCCCCTAGAGCAACGATACGCTCTGTCCAGTGCGTTTTTCTCAGCCAATAACCGATCATTGCTGCACCAATAGCGATCATACCTGTTAGTGAAGTGAAGACGATCCAAAGGATTTCTGTCCATGTCGTGTCGATCATCATCAATTCAGGTGAATAGACGAAAATGTACGGTATGATGAAGGCTGCTATGGCTAGCTTGGCC
This Pseudalkalibacillus berkeleyi DNA region includes the following protein-coding sequences:
- the pta gene encoding phosphate acetyltransferase encodes the protein MGNMFTAMEQNLKAKYPSIVFPEGEDERILDAAARLAEDKIIKPILLGEEDVIKAALTSKGVDLDLVEVISPKSYQQFDQLVETFVERRKGKVNTEEAREILQDVNYFGTMLVYTDQAAGLVSGAVHSTANTVRPALQIIKTKDGIKRTSGAFLMVKEDERYIFADCAININPSASDLSEIAATSAATARIFGIDPKVGMLSFSTKGSAKSGETQKVIDAVELLHESNADFPVDGELQFDAAFVPEVAAKKAPDSPLRGRANVFVFPSLEAGNIGYKMVQRLGGFDAIGPVLQGLNKPVNDLSRGCNADDVYKLSLITAMQAL
- a CDS encoding sporulation protein, whose translation is MSFVNRMLASVGVGAAVVDTKLKENTFQAGGNIQGVVEVQGGKVDQNIDDIYIYLMTEYLREVDDRTVTETHVLGKYHVADSFTVTANESMEIPFEIPLSHDVPLSMGKTPIWLKTALDIKQAVDPTDHDYITVIPNELVDRIFTAVEQLGFRLRKSSCLHVKGHMQRNHPFVQEFEYVPTSGPFQGELDEIELIIYPDQNHVQLMIEVDKRGKGLFGFLEDALDLDEQKSMMNISRAETEDVQSLKDMFENHIRSYM
- the hemQ gene encoding hydrogen peroxide-dependent heme synthase codes for the protein MSEAAKTLDGWYCLHDFRTMNWTAWKSLSSDEREHAIQELLTFLEKWEVTEAQEKGSHAFYSIVGQKADFMMMLLRPTMQELNEIENAFNKTTFAEYTIPTYSYVSVVELSNYMASKDVDPETDPMIQGRLKPTLPKWEHICFYPMDKRREGNDNWYMLSMEERRDMMRSHGMIGRGYAGKVKQIITGSVGFDDWEWGVTLFANDVLQFKKLVYEMRFDEVSARFGEFGSFYVGNILPKEKVSSFLNV
- a CDS encoding cell wall hydrolase, whose protein sequence is MGVVKATQEDIKTLARLMRAEAEGEGKLGMLMVGNVGVNRVKVRCLDFKNINTIPNMVFQSPGGFEATQKGYFYQRARKSEIKLAKKAINGERFHPASYALWFFKPGGSCPAQWFNQWNAGRYQSHCFYKPTESDCAGVYSTY
- the gerQ gene encoding spore coat protein GerQ, with translation MNYPNYRQNQGGMMQGMPGMPGMQGMQGMMGGGMPGGFPSGFPGSSQMNGQLPVEQSYIENILRLNRGKVGTFYMTFDGNPKWPAKIFKGVIEAAGRDHIIISDPETKKRYLLLMVYLDYVTFDEEIDYFDQGQMATYSPR
- a CDS encoding DUF423 domain-containing protein translates to MFKLFILLGAINAGLSVVLGAFGAHGLESKLSAKMMDVFKTGVQYHIFHSLGLFVIAFLADKFPTSSMLSWAGWTMMIGIILFSGSLYVLSVSGISKLGIITPFGGLAFIISWLLIVIAILKV
- a CDS encoding helix-turn-helix domain-containing protein — protein: MRSLDELVRNAQRNDSQAMEQLLKRLDPKIKHSIHSIEKKYQEDVEQEVKLKIMEAVQTYELKRVPSLADMLQKSKEGRSILQNLKNDNSEKLS
- a CDS encoding YvrJ family protein — protein: MLEGASVVGWFNLISNIGFPAVVALYLLFQLERRLVSLESTMQEIGDHIEEGNEDEKSRRTRSKRAKK
- a CDS encoding sigma-70 family RNA polymerase sigma factor; the encoded protein is MREAKHLLRQIQKQRDLLTAFMDRDEDREDMLQFIHSPTIDGYTELNHRFQQFCFECRFIHYMSKFIYFQTINTIRKLRRNQFQSLPEAFESVVGEDYLMNKFEKSEIECPVLMKGIKNLTDLQQKVIHLHYQKNWKLRRIAEALCVSPQSISKAHRRALNEIRTWMESDQHARGS
- a CDS encoding YwdI family protein codes for the protein MSIKSSIVVQKMIDRLEKIKEEVDENASSSSVRDELSAIKAYCDLLMEVKDDKPSTIRTVQNKTNNPTPVQNISTKRLKEDDDVNGDSIFDF
- a CDS encoding DUF1499 domain-containing protein — translated: MTNKRQLKECPSSPNCVSSQTEKESHYISPISYNGSSQHALATLVNVLKKMKRTKIVEEEPDYIHVECKSKVFRFTDDVEFLFDTENKVIEVRSASRKGYSDFGVNRKRMEKIRQQFINQL
- a CDS encoding chemotaxis protein CheX; the protein is MTNLLNGTINVVKTVLPMDCEVGKPQSSYDSVNLNQAGVAIGLEKEINGTLLFLGSRELFGECGNKMFGMPFEGEMLDSFMGELGNILAGNIATHLSTENITIDITTPRVVDTVSFTADEKVISVPMKLDGFELMILIITE
- the wrbA gene encoding NAD(P)H:quinone oxidoreductase — encoded protein: MATKILIPYYSAFGHVYHMAQAVAEGVRKVDDVEVKIVRIKEFAEVEKAMSENEYYVKAQEMQSDIPVATHEDLKWADGIIWGIPTRYGSMPAQMKQYLDSAGGLWMNGELEGKATAVFTSTGSIHGGQETTALTSFVPFMHFGMIFVGLPYGENPEQLTSDAVGGSPYSASTVAGPEGGEQPKEVDMTMAGRLGARVAKVAGALKTLR
- a CDS encoding MarR family winged helix-turn-helix transcriptional regulator encodes the protein MKDTSLELFVVLSKASQSMMEVARKDIQSYGLNPTEFAVMELLYHKGPHPLQKIGEKILLASGSITYVVDKLEEKGHLERKACPNDRRITHAYLSEQGKKRMEEIFPPHHKVLKQAMEGITEEEKQLIIPILKKLGKYADSEHS